GGGCTGGGCAAACCCACGGCTTTCGCCCAGTTTTCGAATGTGGGATTGCAACAAGGCAGAGGTCTGCTTAAACCCCTGCATAGCGCGTTTCTTGCCCGATTTCTTTTCGCTTACCGACATGAGCCCTAGCATAAGGCCTTCGAATGATCTTGCCAGCCCCTATACAAAAAAGTGAAGCAGATCATGCCGCCTAACGCCAAAGCAAGCGATCTTCTGTCTTGGTATGACGCTCATGCACGCGAAATGCCCTGGCGCGTAGGCCCGCAAGATCGCAAAAACGGGCAGATACCTGATCCCTATCGCATTTGGCTTTCAGAAATCATGCTGCAACAAACCACCGTTGCCGCCGTCAAAAAATATTTCCTGCGCTTCACCCAGCTTTGGCCAACGGTTGGCGATCTTGCAGCAGCGCAAGACGCAGCCGTCATGGCCGAATGGGCCGGTCTTGGATATTACGCGCGGGCGCGCAATCTATTAAAATGCGCGCGCGTCATCTCTGCAGAATATGCAGGCGCTTTTCCAAGCGATCATGCCACTTTGCGCGCGCTGCCCGGAATCGGTCCCTATACGGCAGCGGCGATTGGAGCGATTGCCTTTGATCGGCGCGAGACCGTGGTGGATGGCAATGTAGAGCGGGTGATGGCGCGCTTGTTTGATATCCATACCCCGCTGCCTACGGCCAAACCCGAACTGACCGAAAAAGCCAACCATCTGACACCGCATGAAAGGCCCGGCGATTACGCCCAAGCCGTGATGGATTTAGGCGCCACGATCTGTACCCCCAAAAATCCAACCTGCGGCCTGTGCCCGTGGCGGGGCCCTTGCCGCGCCTTTCGGGCCGGCACGATGGCGCAATTGCCGAAGAAGCTTCCCAAAAAGCCCAAGCCAACGCGCTTTGGTATTGCCTATGTGGCCCGGCGCGAAGATGGCGCCTATCTGCTTGAGCGGCGCCCCGAGCGCGGCTTGCTAGGAGGGATGCTGGGTTGGCCCAGCAGCGATTGGAACGACGCCCCTGTTCCAGCACCTCCAATCACTGCCACTTGGCAGAAGGTGCCGGGTGAAGTGCGCCACACATTCACCCATTTTCATCTTCATCTCACCGTTCGCAAAGCTGAATTATTGATGCATATGACGCCAGAGCGCGGCGAATTTTTAAGCCCCGCGCAATTTCGCCCCACGGATCTTCCAACGGTGATGCGAAAAGTGTTTGATCTGGCCATTAAATAGCCACAAAGGCGGCTCAGATTGCCACTGAGGTTATCGCTGGAACATCGGGCAAACAGTTAAACATGGCATCTGCGTTTAAATCCGCCCTGCCCTTTTGGATTGGGTTATCCATGGGGCCAATCATCATAGCTGCCGCGCTGCTTGGCGGCATCTGGGTTTTGAGCATTCCATTCGTCATTTGGTATGTTTTTCCAACCCTAGACGCGGTGCTTGGCAAAGAACAAACAAACCCCGCACCATCCGAAAAAGACATGCATTTGAAATGGCATCGGCTTAACCTCCTACTCTGGCCAATTTTGCAATTTTTTATTTTATTCGGGCTAATCGCTTTTCACAAAGGGCTTGACCTAAATGGCTGGGAATTAACCGGGTTGTTTTTTTCCCTTGGCGTGATGACGGGCACGATTGGCATCAATTACGCGCATGAGCTTATGCATCAACCCCGCCGAAGCGACCGTTGGCTTGCCGATATACTGATGGCGATGGTGCTCTATTCGCATTTTCGCAGCGAGCATCTTTTGGTGCATCACCGCTATGTAGGCACCCCCCGTGATGCTGTTACGGCACGTTATAATGAAAACGTGCATCGGTTTTTTTTCCGTGTTTTAAAAGCAAGCTACCTTTCTGCATTTAGCGCAGAAGCGCAGCGCCTCACCCGGCAGGGGCGTGATTGGTATGATCTCAAAAACCCGTTTTGGATCTACTGGATCCTACAGTTGCTGATGCTGGCTTTTGCCTATGGTTTGGCGGGTTTTTGGGGTGTCCTTCTATTTGTTTTTCAGGCTTTTATCGCTGTTTTTCATCTCGAACTTATAAATTACCTGGAACATTATGGCCTGACCCGAAAATATTTGGGAAATGGAAGATATGAAGCGGTTCAACCACACCATTCTTGGAATGCAGAGCACCGTGCAACCAATTGGCTTCTGATCAACCTTCAGCGCCATTCTGACCACCATTACAAACCTGCCCGTGCCTATCCTTTGCTGCACACCTATCCAAAGCAACTTGCCCCACAGCTTCCCTACAGCTATCCGATCATGGGGATAATTGCAGTATATCCCAGACTTTGGCGTAAATTCATGAATCCGAAAGTGAAGGCATGGCGGGCCATGCATTATCCAGAAATAAGCAATTGGCAGCCTTATAACAAAGGCACAAACCCGCCGCCAAATTAAAAAAATCCCCGCTTTAAAAAGCGGGGAGGTGGTGGCTTTTTTCAGGCCACAGGCAAATACGTTTATCTCTCAGGGCTCAATTATATGCGCGATGCGGCGTTAATTAGGCCAATTGCCCATTTCATCTCGAATTTGTTGGCGCAACAAATCGATGGGCACCTTCTTACCCTCGCGCTTGAAACACCAATAGGTCCAACCGTTACAGCTGGGCGCGCCTTCGAGCGCAGCGCCCACTTGATGGATCGAACCTTTAATATCGGCGGTCGCCAACGTGCCATCGGCGCGCACTTTAACTTTATGTCGCCCGTTTAAGCTGTGAAGCTCTTCACCCGGGCGCAGCATACCACGCTCAACAAGCTGGCCAAAGGGCACTCGCGGTTCGGCGCGTTTTGCGGTTGTGACCTGAAGCGCCTCGCTGTCAAATTTACGCACCAGCGCGATCCGCTTTTCCGCCACTTTGCGATAGGCCGCCTCTTGTTCGATGCCAATAAAATTACGACCCAGCATTTTCGCAACTGCACCGGTTGTGCCGGTGCCAAAAAACGGGTCTAAGATAAGATCACCTGGTTGACTGGACCCCACCAAAATGCGGTGCAGCAAGCTTTTCGGCTTTTGGGTCGGGTGGGCTTTATCGCCCTGTTCATTCTTCAACCTCTCATGACCATTACAAATTGGCAGCAACCAATCGCTGCGCATTTGAATACCTTCATTCAGAGCTTTCAGCGCATCATAGTTAAACGTGTATTTCGAGTTTTCCGATTTTGATGCCCAAATCATTGTTTCATGCGCATTGGTAAACCGTTTGCCCCGAAAATTCGGCATGGGGTTGGCTTTGCGCCACACCACATCGTTCAAAATCCAATAGCTATGATTCTGAAGCGCGGCGCCCACCCTAAAAATATTATGATACGAACCAATCACCCATATGGCGCCATCCGGTTTTAACAGGCGGCGGGCCGCCTTCAGCCAAGCATTTGTAAACGCGTCATAGGCCGCGAAAGAAGAAAATTGATCCCAAGCATCATCCACCGCATCAACGCGGCTATTATCGGGGCGATGCAAATCACCTTTTAACTGTAGATTGTAGGGGGGGTCTGCAAAAATCAAATCAACTGACTCTGCCGGCAGGCTGTTCATCACCTCGATGCAATCGCCCGCCAAAATACTGTTCACCGGCAACCCGGCGGCCGCCTTCTTTGTTACTGTCTTCATTTTTCTGCCTCTTGAACCGGCGCATATTTGCGCTCTTTTCTTGGCAGTAAAATGAATCAAAGCTGATTCGCCGTCAATTTCTTTTTTGAATCAAGGGGTTATTTATTTTTAGGATACAAGATGTTGTGTATAGGTTTGAAAGAAACCCTATGATGTGGGGTCACACCAAGGCGCTGAAGGGCCGATTTATGCTCTGCTGAGGGATAGCCTGCATTTTTTTCCCAGCCATAACCGGGAAATGAGGCCGCCAAATCCTTCATCAAACGGTCGCGCACCGTCTTGGCAATGATCGAAGCGGCTGCGATGGATAAGGATTTCGCATCCCCCTTGATGATCGTACGATGCGGCATCTGCAAATCAGAAGGTGCTCTATTGCCATCAATTAAGAGGAAATCGGCAGCCATGGAAAGCCCTGTCACCGCCGTTCTCATCGCCAAGAGGCTGGCATTCAGGATATTGATATCATCAATCACCGACACGGAAATATGCGCATAAGAGACAATTGAGGTTGCTTGGATCTGCTCAAATAAGCTTTCGCGGCGTTTTGCGCTCAGCTTTTTTGAATCATTCAACCCATCGGGAATGGCCTTTGGGTTCAGAATAACCGCAGCCGCGGTAACCGGGCCTGCCAAAGGGCCACGCCCCACCTCATCAACGCCCGCAACTTGCTGAAAGCCAGCCTGCCAAGCTTCAGTTTCATTGAAAAGATCCGGACAATCCATAAACGCGAGAAACCCGATTCCATAATCTTTGGCAAGCCCGTATTGGCGCGAACCCTAACCCTAACGCTCTTGGCACCGCGACATATTGCGTAAAGCAAAGCTCTATCTCAGTTTTTCAAACTTACTCCGCCAGCTTGGCCCAAATTTTGCTGCAGAGGGTGAGAAGGACATATTCACTCTGCAGGGTACAAACCTGCTTATATCGACAGAAGGAACACAGGCGCGCCGCACAAACCTTTACCAATACCCGCCGCTTCAAAATATTTGCCAAATCGCATCGCTGATGTTATCCACAGCTTAATCGAGCAAAAAAGATAACAATGTCAGCGTGTTACAAAGGAGCATTTTAAATGCATCTGCTTTGCCCGAAATGTGGATCAGGTTACAGGATCCCTAAAGACAAAATTCCCAGTAAAAACCGCGTCGTGATGTGCAGCAGCTGCACGCACATGTGGAAGCAAAATTTTGTGCCCGCACGCAGAAATTACGCAATCAAAACCCAAGCGGCGCAACACGCTCCTTTACCATCGCTTGGGCCCGCAACACGGCGCGCCTATACCGCAGATGTACTATCTGTGCTGCGCGAGGAAGCAGAATTAGAAACCAAGCTGCGCCATTGAACCACAAGATATAGTAGGAATTACCCGCTTTCTGGCAAGTTTACTACTAATCGAGCAATTTTAGTATCACGCCTCCAAAATACTAAGAAAAGACGAGGAAGAAAACTTACGGCAACAATTTTTATGCGAAAAATTATAATGTTTTTCATGAGCTTACAGGGCGACATGCATTAGGGATTATAGCCGCATCGTTTGAAATATTGTTTCATGTTCCGCGATCGAAAATCACCCCAAATACCATCCGAAAGTATCAATTTATTCAAAAACATCGCCTAATGGACCAGAAAGTTATCCCAACTGGTTACTGAACTCCATCCGTAAATATCATAACTTTTCAAGTGAGGCGCTAAATTTGCATCTTATCGTTAGAATGAGAGCAAGCGAGCACGTAAAGGTAGGTTTTGTAGAGGTCAACGATGTCATTCGTGGATAATTTGTCCCGCAATATTGTGGGGTCTTCAGACGCTATGATGGCGCTTCGAAAATCGGTGATGGATGTCGCCGAACATAATATCCCAGTATTAATCCTTGGTCCCAGCGGATCTGGCAAAGAAGTCGTTGCTCAATCCTTGGCCGATTTATCAGGTAGATCTGGTAAGTTGATTTCAGTGAATTGCGCCTCTATTCCCAAATCTCTGCTCGAAGCTGAGCTTTTTGGCTATGAAAAAGGGGCGTTTACAGGCGCAATCAAAACCCACAAAGGCAAGTTTGAACAGGCACATAACGGAACCCTCTTTTTAGATGAAATCGGCGATATGCCGCTTGATTTACAATCAAAATTGTTGCGGGCTTTGGAAACCAAATGCTTCTCACCGGTCGGCTCATCGCGCGAAATCGAAGTAGACTTCCGGTTGATCTGCGCAACACATAAAAATCTATACAAGCAAGTTGTCCTTAAAAATTTCCGCTCAGACCTGTTTTTCAGGATCAGCGCCTTTCCGATTCGTGTGCCTGCACTGAAAGATCGCCCAGGCGATATTGAAAACCTCGTCTATCATTTGGCGCAGCAACTGACCCTGTCAGGTCAGTCAAATATTAAATTTGAGCTTGAAGGTGATGCGCTTTGGTTGCTGAAAACCTTCTCTTGGCCCGGAAATGTGCGCCAGCTGCGGAACGTTATCGAATGTTTGATTATTCGCTCGGGTGGTCAGGCGATCAACGCAATCCAAGTGCAGCAGGTTTTGCGTGAACAGAATGAACAAGGCTTAAATGACCAAGGATCTCCGGCGCAGCAAGCCTTGAAAGCCGAAGAGTCAAACAGATCACCGCTGGATTCTGTAACCGATTACAGAAGCTTTTTTGTATCAAATGGCAAGCTGATGATTGCAGAGCATTTAAAAACTGTAGAGCGCAAAGTGGTGGCCGCGGCCTTAGTGGCCGCCGAAAATGATGTGGAACTGGCTGCGAAGATGTTACATATCTCCGTGTCCGAACTGTTTGATAAAAAGCAAACACTCGATCTGTAAAAACTGCCTCAAGGCCCGTCTGCCAGCGCAGCTCGAACGTTGAACCGCGCGGCATATTCAGCATTACACCAGCCTGTAAACTAGCAGCTCAAACTAATGCAAAGAATTTGATGCCAGAGGCCGATGGGTTATTGAACAATGGCCCAAAATGATTACATCCCCCAACGATATGTCATCTGACCAAAGGACCCCCCAATGGCGAGCACCACGCGCAAATTTGAAGCCGATACCGGAAAAATACTAAACATCGTTATCAACTCACTTTATTCCAACAAAGAAATCTTTTTGAGAGAGCTCCTCTCCAACGCGTCAGACGCCCTTCACAAGCGGCAATATCTAGGTCAGACGGATAGCAAATTGCTCAGCTCCGACGCGGCCGAGATTTCGATTGCATTGAATAAAAAGTGCAAAACCATCGCGATCAGCGATAGCGGTATTGGCTTGGATCAGGAAGATTTGATCGAAGCTCTGGGCACAATCGCCCGATCTGGCACCAAAGCCTTTATCGAACAAATTGAACAGGCCGCGGAAAAAGATAAGGATGCAATAAGCCTTATCGGTCAATTTGGCGTTGGCTTTTACGCCTCATTCATGGTGGCCGATAAAGTGGAAGTGCACACATTAAAAGCAGGTCAGGATCAAGGGTATTCTTGGCAAAGCGACGGCCAATCCGGCTATGAAATCAACGCAAGCAGCGCCCGCGACACCGTTGGTACCACGGTTGTTTTGCATCTTAAAAAAGAGGCGAAAGAATTTCTGGAAGACATCCGAATCCAAACCCTCGTAAAGAAATATTCAGATCATATCGCCTATGCAATCCGATTGGTGAAAGACGATCAAACCTCTGAAGTGATAAACTCAGTGGAGGCGCTTTGGACTAAACCTGCAAAAGACATCACGCAAGAGCAGTATAATAATTTTTATCAAAACCATAGCGGCCAATATGACACGCCGTTTTTGACCCTGCATAACAAAGCCGAAGGCGCTGTGGAATTTACCAACCTGCTGTTTTTACCAAGCCAAAAGCCTTTCGATCTTTTTGACCCAGAACGCAAAACAAAAGTTCAGCTTTATGTAAACCGCGTGTTCATCACCGATGAATTGAAGGATCTAATTCCAGAATGGCTGCGCTTTGTGCGCGGCATCATTGATACGGTCAGCCTTGATCTAAATGTCAGTAGGGAAATGCTACAGCATAATGCAACGCTGCTTAAAATTCGCAAAGCCGTGACCAAGCGCGTGCTGTCCGAATTGGCCAAAAAGGTTAAAAAGGATCCGCAATCCTATGAAGCGTTTTGGGCAAATTTCGGCCGCGTTTTGAAGGAAGGCATTTATGAGGATGCGGATAATCGCGACCGCATTTTGAAAATCTGCCGGTTTTATTCTTTACAGCAAGATAAGATGATTTCGCTTGAAGACTATATCGATGCGATGCCTCAGACCCAGAACGATATTTATTACCTAGCCTCCGACTCTGTTAAAGCCGCAAAGCGTAGCCCACATATTGAAGGCTTTGCGGAAAAAGACATTGACGTTTTATTGATGACCGACCCGATTGATGAGTTCTGGATTTCAACAAGTCCGAAATATTCAGAAAAATCTTTGGTCTCTATTGCACGCGAAAACGTCGACCTGTCCAAATTCGCCAAAGAGGGTGACCCGGATGAAGCCGAAGATCCAAATTCCGATATGTCTGATGTTATCGTAAAACTGAAAGCTGCATTGGGTGAAAAAGTGTCGGATATTCGGGTGTCCAGCACCTTGACCTCGAGCCCTGTGCGCTTGGTCGCCGCAGATGGAGGCCTTGATTTCAACCTCGAGCGCATCATGAAAGCGCAAAACCCGGATTATACGGGCAGCGCCAAAGTGTTGGAACTGAACGCAACGCATCCGATAATGCAAAAGCTAAAGGCACAGCCCGAAGAAACCGATCAGGGCCTAGATGCGCTGGCTTCAGTGTTGTTTCAACAAGCGCGCATTTTAGATGGTGAAATGCCCGAAGATCCCACATCGTTCATTCAAAATGTAAACCAGTTAATCGCCTCAGGGATATAAAGCGCAACGGCCTATACTGTTATTTGCCTGCCCGCTCAAGGGCAGGCAAATCTGCTTGTCTGTAGAGAAAAAACCCCAAAGCCCCTACCACCAAAACACCACCAAACAAGGTCAGCGGGCTCGGCGTTTCTTTGATACCAAGCCAAACCCATAAAGGGCCCAAAACCGTTTCTAACAGCATAATCATGCTCACATTGGCTGCCGATGTCAGCCGCGATGCCTTTGACAGCAAGAAAAAAGAAACGGGTAGAATAATCAATCCGGTGACCGAAATATAGATTAGGCTCGCGCCTCTCACCTGCCAAGCCGCGGGCCAAAGATAAAAGGCGGTACACCCCGCGGTCAGCGCGCCTAGACCAATCGCTAATTCAAATGGCACAGTTTTATTTTTCCGAATAATCACAAAATTAAAGGCCAGACTGACGGCAACCGCAAGCCCGCAACACGCCCCCAAAAGCGTTTCAAAATCAGTATTCATACCCCGTTCGATATCGCCAACAACCGACATAAGAATTCCAGAAAACACCAAGGCTATGGTTGCCCAAACGCGGCGATCCGCCAGCTCCCCCAACAGAAAATAACCCAGCAAAGCCGCAATAACCGGCACGGTAGCAACGGCCAACAAAACCACAGCCACGGGCGCAAGCGCGATTCCAAAGGCAAAGAATGAGGCATTTCCAATCTGGCAAATCACCAAAGACCAAAACCCAAAAGACGCAACGCGCGCGCGGTTCTCTTTTTCTTCCTTGAAGCGCGCGATCAACCCGATCGATAGAAACACCAATCCAGCCAAACATGCGCGCCACGCCAACATGGCTCCACCATCCAATCCGGACAGGCGCATTAAAAGCGTATCGGGTGTTAATAACAAAGCCCCTGCCAGCGCCAGCATCAGCCCATTGCTTAAATTATTCATTCACCTGCCCTAATCTCAATGATCAACCAACCCTGAAACGGTTTATTGCTATCGTTTTGACTTGTTAGAAATCTCTGGTTTAATTTGCAGAAAGAAGCCCAGCCCATGCGCTGCGTTGTGCAGGCGCCCTTGTGGTTTTGGCATTGCAAAACATGCGCCCGCAACGGCAACGGCAAACCACCGGCTAAGGTTAAACCTTCACAAAAACGCCCCGGTTAACCTTCACTTTCGAGAAAGGCATTATAATCAATGCCAGGGCCTGAAAAGCTTTGGAACTCATCTCCACTTGGATAAGAGGTTACAAAAGGCTTGATCACATCTGAAAAGCGATTGTCAATGCGGTTGGATAAAACATCGGCAAGATCTTCAAGATCATCCCAAAACCCGATCAATGCATGTTCACCATCTCCAATATCATGCGCTGACAGGCGCACCGTATCGGGCAAAGGGTAATCTCGAAGATATATCGCAATGGCCGTATATAGCGCATCATGTGAGCCCGCTTTTGGCTTGAATTTGATGCAGTTCATCATTTGCGCCATTCGAAATTCTCCCGAAATTTTTGATCAATATCGATAAGTCGACACTCTGTTTCCCGTCAGAGGGAAAACCATAGTAAAAAATATAAAAATTTCAAAGTAAAAGTTTCTAACAGCAGTGCCAGCAAAAGCTCTGTAATACACTGCCTAAAATTCCACGCGTTTCGTGACTCTAAGAAACGATATAAGCGCTTCACATAAACGCGCGTTATATTTTGATATAGTTTCTCACCCTGCTGGTTCGAAATGGATGGGATGCTTGCAGCAAGGTCAACCCCCAGATGCGTGGCAAGCACGCGCCCTGCCGGTTAAATTTTTCAGACATCCAAAACCGCTATCACGCGCGATTTAAGCTTTAGCAGCATATATAGAGCTGATCACCAAGGCAGTTTGGTATCCCATTTTAACGCCAAATCCGTAAAGCTTTTGACTGAGAGAGGATCCAGTGGAATGCCCTGCTCAATGCGCCCGGCCGCCCGCGCCCATTCGCGATCACCCGGCGCCATAACGCTGGCCCCCTTTCGCGCCTTTGACCCGCGCAAAAGCTTTAAATACCGAAGCATTCCAGCGCGGACCACCTCTCCTATTGCAAAGGCACTGGGATCTATCACGATCACAAAAGCGCCCATGCCCCGCGGCGTTGTGAAATCAGGGCCCGCCATAGGGGCGATATCGGGGCTCAACTTCATACCCGTCAACACCGCTGAAAAGATTTCGGCCAAACCACCCAGCGCAGCCCCTTTAAAGCCAAAATCAGCCCCCCCTATCGGAGTCAGCATTTCGGCAATATTCGGATCCACAGTATCTATGCCTTGCGGATCAGATGCCACGCCCTGCGGTAAATCCTGTTGCAACGATTGGTGTAATTGAACCCGATTATAAGGAACAGAGCTGGTCGCCATATCCAACAGCCACGGGTTTGGCTCGGCCGTCGGCACCGCGACTGAAATCGGGTTGGTGCCATGAAAGCGCTGAGCGCCATCAAATAATCGTACGAAACTATCAGAATTCCCAAACACAATCCCGATCATATTTTTATCCGCTGCCGCTTTAGAAAAAGCACCAGCTGGTCCGAAATGCGAGGTGTTTTGAATACCGATCGCTGCAATCCCAGATGTCTGCGCAAGATCCACAGCATGATCAATCGCGGCAAATGTGGCCACCGCCCCATGCCCATTATCAGCATTCAGCAGCGCCGTGCCACTGCGCGTTTGATCCAGCACAATCTTGGGCGCAACGTTCAATCGTCCCCCCTGAAACGCCTGCGCATAATGCCCCAGCAAACGCACGCCATGGCTGTCGATACCGTGCACAGAGCCATGCATCATTGCGCGCGTCGCCGCCAGCGCGCTGGGCTGATCTGCCCCAGCTTTTTCTAAAATAAAACGGCAAAAATCGCTAAGGCGGGCGCAGTCAGCAAGACGCGTTTCATTGGTCAGCATAATAAGTTCCCTATTCAAAACGATGGGCGGTTTGAACCAGCTCCATCCGAGGCTTTGCCCAGCCTAATCTATTGACCAGATTAAATCCAACAAGCCCTAACTTTAAACCACTTGATTAAAACCGCGCGTTCTAAAAGCTTGCTTA
The sequence above is drawn from the Rhodobacteraceae bacterium IMCC1335 genome and encodes:
- the mutY gene encoding A/G-specific adenine glycosylase, producing the protein MPPNAKASDLLSWYDAHAREMPWRVGPQDRKNGQIPDPYRIWLSEIMLQQTTVAAVKKYFLRFTQLWPTVGDLAAAQDAAVMAEWAGLGYYARARNLLKCARVISAEYAGAFPSDHATLRALPGIGPYTAAAIGAIAFDRRETVVDGNVERVMARLFDIHTPLPTAKPELTEKANHLTPHERPGDYAQAVMDLGATICTPKNPTCGLCPWRGPCRAFRAGTMAQLPKKLPKKPKPTRFGIAYVARREDGAYLLERRPERGLLGGMLGWPSSDWNDAPVPAPPITATWQKVPGEVRHTFTHFHLHLTVRKAELLMHMTPERGEFLSPAQFRPTDLPTVMRKVFDLAIK
- a CDS encoding alkane 1-monooxygenase, giving the protein MASAFKSALPFWIGLSMGPIIIAAALLGGIWVLSIPFVIWYVFPTLDAVLGKEQTNPAPSEKDMHLKWHRLNLLLWPILQFFILFGLIAFHKGLDLNGWELTGLFFSLGVMTGTIGINYAHELMHQPRRSDRWLADILMAMVLYSHFRSEHLLVHHRYVGTPRDAVTARYNENVHRFFFRVLKASYLSAFSAEAQRLTRQGRDWYDLKNPFWIYWILQLLMLAFAYGLAGFWGVLLFVFQAFIAVFHLELINYLEHYGLTRKYLGNGRYEAVQPHHSWNAEHRATNWLLINLQRHSDHHYKPARAYPLLHTYPKQLAPQLPYSYPIMGIIAVYPRLWRKFMNPKVKAWRAMHYPEISNWQPYNKGTNPPPN
- a CDS encoding site-specific DNA-methyltransferase, producing MKTVTKKAAAGLPVNSILAGDCIEVMNSLPAESVDLIFADPPYNLQLKGDLHRPDNSRVDAVDDAWDQFSSFAAYDAFTNAWLKAARRLLKPDGAIWVIGSYHNIFRVGAALQNHSYWILNDVVWRKANPMPNFRGKRFTNAHETMIWASKSENSKYTFNYDALKALNEGIQMRSDWLLPICNGHERLKNEQGDKAHPTQKPKSLLHRILVGSSQPGDLILDPFFGTGTTGAVAKMLGRNFIGIEQEAAYRKVAEKRIALVRKFDSEALQVTTAKRAEPRVPFGQLVERGMLRPGEELHSLNGRHKVKVRADGTLATADIKGSIHQVGAALEGAPSCNGWTYWCFKREGKKVPIDLLRQQIRDEMGNWPN
- a CDS encoding ribonuclease HII; amino-acid sequence: MDCPDLFNETEAWQAGFQQVAGVDEVGRGPLAGPVTAAAVILNPKAIPDGLNDSKKLSAKRRESLFEQIQATSIVSYAHISVSVIDDINILNASLLAMRTAVTGLSMAADFLLIDGNRAPSDLQMPHRTIIKGDAKSLSIAAASIIAKTVRDRLMKDLAASFPGYGWEKNAGYPSAEHKSALQRLGVTPHHRVSFKPIHNILYPKNK
- a CDS encoding AAA domain-containing protein, whose translation is MSFVDNLSRNIVGSSDAMMALRKSVMDVAEHNIPVLILGPSGSGKEVVAQSLADLSGRSGKLISVNCASIPKSLLEAELFGYEKGAFTGAIKTHKGKFEQAHNGTLFLDEIGDMPLDLQSKLLRALETKCFSPVGSSREIEVDFRLICATHKNLYKQVVLKNFRSDLFFRISAFPIRVPALKDRPGDIENLVYHLAQQLTLSGQSNIKFELEGDALWLLKTFSWPGNVRQLRNVIECLIIRSGGQAINAIQVQQVLREQNEQGLNDQGSPAQQALKAEESNRSPLDSVTDYRSFFVSNGKLMIAEHLKTVERKVVAAALVAAENDVELAAKMLHISVSELFDKKQTLDL
- the htpG gene encoding molecular chaperone HtpG, producing the protein MASTTRKFEADTGKILNIVINSLYSNKEIFLRELLSNASDALHKRQYLGQTDSKLLSSDAAEISIALNKKCKTIAISDSGIGLDQEDLIEALGTIARSGTKAFIEQIEQAAEKDKDAISLIGQFGVGFYASFMVADKVEVHTLKAGQDQGYSWQSDGQSGYEINASSARDTVGTTVVLHLKKEAKEFLEDIRIQTLVKKYSDHIAYAIRLVKDDQTSEVINSVEALWTKPAKDITQEQYNNFYQNHSGQYDTPFLTLHNKAEGAVEFTNLLFLPSQKPFDLFDPERKTKVQLYVNRVFITDELKDLIPEWLRFVRGIIDTVSLDLNVSREMLQHNATLLKIRKAVTKRVLSELAKKVKKDPQSYEAFWANFGRVLKEGIYEDADNRDRILKICRFYSLQQDKMISLEDYIDAMPQTQNDIYYLASDSVKAAKRSPHIEGFAEKDIDVLLMTDPIDEFWISTSPKYSEKSLVSIARENVDLSKFAKEGDPDEAEDPNSDMSDVIVKLKAALGEKVSDIRVSSTLTSSPVRLVAADGGLDFNLERIMKAQNPDYTGSAKVLELNATHPIMQKLKAQPEETDQGLDALASVLFQQARILDGEMPEDPTSFIQNVNQLIASGI
- a CDS encoding EamA family transporter is translated as MNNLSNGLMLALAGALLLTPDTLLMRLSGLDGGAMLAWRACLAGLVFLSIGLIARFKEEKENRARVASFGFWSLVICQIGNASFFAFGIALAPVAVVLLAVATVPVIAALLGYFLLGELADRRVWATIALVFSGILMSVVGDIERGMNTDFETLLGACCGLAVAVSLAFNFVIIRKNKTVPFELAIGLGALTAGCTAFYLWPAAWQVRGASLIYISVTGLIILPVSFFLLSKASRLTSAANVSMIMLLETVLGPLWVWLGIKETPSPLTLFGGVLVVGALGFFLYRQADLPALERAGK
- a CDS encoding Ldh family oxidoreductase, with translation MLTNETRLADCARLSDFCRFILEKAGADQPSALAATRAMMHGSVHGIDSHGVRLLGHYAQAFQGGRLNVAPKIVLDQTRSGTALLNADNGHGAVATFAAIDHAVDLAQTSGIAAIGIQNTSHFGPAGAFSKAAADKNMIGIVFGNSDSFVRLFDGAQRFHGTNPISVAVPTAEPNPWLLDMATSSVPYNRVQLHQSLQQDLPQGVASDPQGIDTVDPNIAEMLTPIGGADFGFKGAALGGLAEIFSAVLTGMKLSPDIAPMAGPDFTTPRGMGAFVIVIDPSAFAIGEVVRAGMLRYLKLLRGSKARKGASVMAPGDREWARAAGRIEQGIPLDPLSVKSFTDLALKWDTKLPW